The Euwallacea similis isolate ESF13 chromosome 15, ESF131.1, whole genome shotgun sequence genome has a window encoding:
- the LOC136413737 gene encoding cuticle protein CP14.6-like, which yields MKPVLLLLALIGLTWARPQFQHPPQVPQNRPPQFRPVARAPLATILRYNANLGLPTGFSYAVDTSNGISEAVIGNVRNQGTKDESLAVEGQYSYVGDDGQTYLVHYTADENGFQPAGQHIPPAANTRKLGIPSAALASLAGGGLG from the exons GTTCTATTACTTCTCGCCCTTATTGGGTTAACCTGGGCTAGACCACAATTCCAACATCCTCCACAGGTGCCCCAAAATAGGCCTCCTCAGTTCAGGCCTGTAGCCCGGGCACCTCTAGCCACAATTCTTAGATATAATGCTAATTTAGGATTGCCCACTGGGTTTTCATATGC GGTTGACACGAGTAATGGTATCAGCGAAGCTGTCATTGGTAATGTGAGGAATCAAGGTACAAAAGATGAATCCCTTGCGGTTGAAGGCCAGTACTCTTATGTCGGAGACGATGGTCAAACATACTTGGTCCATTACACGGCGGACGAGAATGGTTTCCAACCTGCTGGTCAGCACATACCACCTGCTGCCAACACTAGAAAGTTGGGCATACCATCTGCAGCTCTAGCCTCCCTCGCGGGAGGTGGTTTAGGCTGA